The Hypomesus transpacificus isolate Combined female chromosome 2, fHypTra1, whole genome shotgun sequence genome window below encodes:
- the cep72 gene encoding centrosomal protein of 72 kDa isoform X1, whose product MAAECLTTITEQWIREKVNLEHQCLADVRSLSLPGTYKEKIKHLGISLKNLVRLKTLDLSCNALISVDGVQHLKMLERLNLYYNRIPSIEEVRVLCKLTTLKDLDLRLNPLTKRDPHYRLYLIHALSNLRKLDDCPVRDSERKLAIMHFSAESGDVPLQTKPSLTDVTELSDQRSSELRLAAVNRMTKNFSFLDDKDDVVLNLVARSNWSQSEPQPFSGSFQKELESQLYHLEEGDLENLESAASSQSQDAAKSILRSSITKDPAQHIQSKDPRMKVTSNGKSFSSLKVTKGPRVTFDPHVEKHRPGSRREKHLKPPKQMRVPAKGYFTPHPDHGDKPASSLMKIRPPSPLSPGVKPSDSSNPILHPPRLSYHSLQETAGGTTQPQQHAQQQRGSYRKPLEMLLGLVDKHWTGQKSLHQDNNFLSQAVHILSMMEQDVSSREVEVRTLKEEIEELKLNAESRDQDHIAEIQRLTTQHEEAQGNTDNLNEHLKLVLEENVSLQKQLIKLEQQYLNSMMKSSRNTDLKEKLAEVEELKREVTVLREKVEDGEKVRELAGMLQESHRSLVATNERLLGELESPGRRP is encoded by the exons ATGGCGGCGGAGTGCTTGACAACGATTACAGAGCAATGGATACGGGAGAAAGTCAATCTAGAACACCAATGTCTTG cGGATGTCAGGTCTCTGAGTCTTCCTGGGACATACAAAGAGAAAATCAAACATCTTGGAATCTCACTGAAGAACTTGGTCCGTTTGAAGACCCTGGATCTCTCTTGTAACGCTCTTATCTCTGTCGAT GGTGTTCAACACTTAAAGATGCTGGAGAGATTAAACCTGTACTACAACCGTATACCTTCCATAGAGGAAGTCAGAGTGCTTTGCAAGCTGACAACTTTGAAAGACTTGGACTTGAGACTCAACCCTCTGACCAAGAGAGATCCACACTACCGTCTGTACTTGATCCATGCACTGTCCAACCTGCGCAAGCTCG ATGACTGTCCAGTCCGGGACAGTGAGAGAAAACTCGCCATCATGCATTTCTCTGCTGAATCTGGTGATGTACCCCTACAGACAAAACCCTCGCTGACTGACGTAACAGAGCTCAGTGACCAGAG GAGCAGTGAGCTGAGGCTGGCCGCAGTGAATCGGATGACCAAGAATTTTTCTTTTTTGGATGACAAGGATGATGTTGTACTGAACCTTGTGGCCAGGAGCAACTGGAGCCAGAGTGAACCTCAGCCATTCTCTGGATCGTTCCAGAAGGAGCTGGAGTCTCAGCTGTATCACCTGGAAG AAGGAGATTTGGAGAATTTGGAAAGTGCAGCATCATCTCAAAGTCAG GATGCAGCCAAATCCATCCTCAGGTCTTCCATAACCAAAGATC CAGCTCAACATATTCAATCAAAGGATCCACGAATGAAAGTCACATCTAATGGAAAAAGTTTTTCCTCGTTGAAAGTGACTAAGGGACCTagagtgacctttgaccctcatGTCGAGAAGCACAGACCTGGCTCTCGAAGGGAGAAGCACCTGAAACCCCCCAAACAAATGAGAGTCCCTGCCAAAGGCTACTTCACCCCTCATCCCG atCACGGAGACAAGCCTGCCTCTTCCCTGATGAAGATCCGTCCTCCCAGTCCCTTAAGTCCTGGTGTGAAACCCTCTGATTCCTCCAACCCCATCCTGCACCCTCCCAGGCTCTCCTACCACAGCCTGCAGGAAACAGCAGGGGGCACCACTCAACCACAACAACATGCTCAACAGCAGAGG GGGAGCTACAGAAAACCCTTGGAGATGCTCCTTGGTCTGGTGGACAAGCACTGGACAGGACAGAAATCACTTCACCAGGACAACAACTTCCTCT CTCAGGCAGTTCACATCCTCTCTATGATGGAGCAGGATGTCTCCAGTCGGGAGGTTGAGGTCAGGACCTTGAAGGAGGAGATTGAGGAGCTGAAGCTGAACGCAGAAAGTCGAGACCAGGATCACATAGCAGAGATCCAACGTCTCACCACTCAGCATGAGGAGGCCCAGGGCAACACC GACAACCTAAATGAGCACCTGAAGTTGGTCCTGGAGGAGAATGTGTCCCTGCAGAAGCAGCTGATCAAGTTGGAGCAGCAGTATCTGAACTCGATGATGAAAAGCTCCCGCAACACAGACTTAAAGG AGAAGCTGGCGGAGGTGGAGGAACTGAAGAGGGAGGTGACGGTGCTGAGGGAGAAGGTTGAGGATGGGGAGAAGGTCAGGGAGTTGGCGGGCATGCTGCAGGAGAGCCACAG GTCGCTAGTAGCTACTAATGAGCGTCTGCTGGGTGAGTTGGAGTCCCCGGGCAGGCGTCCCTGA
- the cep72 gene encoding centrosomal protein of 72 kDa isoform X2, which yields MLERLNLYYNRIPSIEEVRVLCKLTTLKDLDLRLNPLTKRDPHYRLYLIHALSNLRKLDDCPVRDSERKLAIMHFSAESGDVPLQTKPSLTDVTELSDQRSSELRLAAVNRMTKNFSFLDDKDDVVLNLVARSNWSQSEPQPFSGSFQKELESQLYHLEEGDLENLESAASSQSQDAAKSILRSSITKDPAQHIQSKDPRMKVTSNGKSFSSLKVTKGPRVTFDPHVEKHRPGSRREKHLKPPKQMRVPAKGYFTPHPDHGDKPASSLMKIRPPSPLSPGVKPSDSSNPILHPPRLSYHSLQETAGGTTQPQQHAQQQRGSYRKPLEMLLGLVDKHWTGQKSLHQDNNFLSQAVHILSMMEQDVSSREVEVRTLKEEIEELKLNAESRDQDHIAEIQRLTTQHEEAQGNTDNLNEHLKLVLEENVSLQKQLIKLEQQYLNSMMKSSRNTDLKEKLAEVEELKREVTVLREKVEDGEKVRELAGMLQESHRSLVATNERLLGELESPGRRP from the exons ATGCTGGAGAGATTAAACCTGTACTACAACCGTATACCTTCCATAGAGGAAGTCAGAGTGCTTTGCAAGCTGACAACTTTGAAAGACTTGGACTTGAGACTCAACCCTCTGACCAAGAGAGATCCACACTACCGTCTGTACTTGATCCATGCACTGTCCAACCTGCGCAAGCTCG ATGACTGTCCAGTCCGGGACAGTGAGAGAAAACTCGCCATCATGCATTTCTCTGCTGAATCTGGTGATGTACCCCTACAGACAAAACCCTCGCTGACTGACGTAACAGAGCTCAGTGACCAGAG GAGCAGTGAGCTGAGGCTGGCCGCAGTGAATCGGATGACCAAGAATTTTTCTTTTTTGGATGACAAGGATGATGTTGTACTGAACCTTGTGGCCAGGAGCAACTGGAGCCAGAGTGAACCTCAGCCATTCTCTGGATCGTTCCAGAAGGAGCTGGAGTCTCAGCTGTATCACCTGGAAG AAGGAGATTTGGAGAATTTGGAAAGTGCAGCATCATCTCAAAGTCAG GATGCAGCCAAATCCATCCTCAGGTCTTCCATAACCAAAGATC CAGCTCAACATATTCAATCAAAGGATCCACGAATGAAAGTCACATCTAATGGAAAAAGTTTTTCCTCGTTGAAAGTGACTAAGGGACCTagagtgacctttgaccctcatGTCGAGAAGCACAGACCTGGCTCTCGAAGGGAGAAGCACCTGAAACCCCCCAAACAAATGAGAGTCCCTGCCAAAGGCTACTTCACCCCTCATCCCG atCACGGAGACAAGCCTGCCTCTTCCCTGATGAAGATCCGTCCTCCCAGTCCCTTAAGTCCTGGTGTGAAACCCTCTGATTCCTCCAACCCCATCCTGCACCCTCCCAGGCTCTCCTACCACAGCCTGCAGGAAACAGCAGGGGGCACCACTCAACCACAACAACATGCTCAACAGCAGAGG GGGAGCTACAGAAAACCCTTGGAGATGCTCCTTGGTCTGGTGGACAAGCACTGGACAGGACAGAAATCACTTCACCAGGACAACAACTTCCTCT CTCAGGCAGTTCACATCCTCTCTATGATGGAGCAGGATGTCTCCAGTCGGGAGGTTGAGGTCAGGACCTTGAAGGAGGAGATTGAGGAGCTGAAGCTGAACGCAGAAAGTCGAGACCAGGATCACATAGCAGAGATCCAACGTCTCACCACTCAGCATGAGGAGGCCCAGGGCAACACC GACAACCTAAATGAGCACCTGAAGTTGGTCCTGGAGGAGAATGTGTCCCTGCAGAAGCAGCTGATCAAGTTGGAGCAGCAGTATCTGAACTCGATGATGAAAAGCTCCCGCAACACAGACTTAAAGG AGAAGCTGGCGGAGGTGGAGGAACTGAAGAGGGAGGTGACGGTGCTGAGGGAGAAGGTTGAGGATGGGGAGAAGGTCAGGGAGTTGGCGGGCATGCTGCAGGAGAGCCACAG GTCGCTAGTAGCTACTAATGAGCGTCTGCTGGGTGAGTTGGAGTCCCCGGGCAGGCGTCCCTGA